A genomic region of Catalinimonas niigatensis contains the following coding sequences:
- a CDS encoding DUF4251 domain-containing protein, with product MKNIHIIITTVLLFFFVGTVSAQTREDRREARKQERLEKKRLQAEAIEQGKTMALNLAQNRTLVLEADALYDRYMNRYNMVSNSFIMFDGDRVVIQTAAPGYIGYNGLGGITLNGRLTDYEVSEGKEDKPVRISAQVSTTALGHGTLNMTISGDGSARATFRDNWGNRVTFSGQVNSLDDSVIYEGMSIFG from the coding sequence ATGAAAAATATACATATAATCATTACAACCGTATTACTGTTCTTCTTTGTAGGTACTGTAAGTGCTCAGACCAGGGAGGACAGACGAGAAGCAAGAAAACAGGAGCGACTGGAGAAGAAACGTTTACAGGCTGAAGCCATTGAACAAGGTAAAACAATGGCTTTGAATTTAGCCCAAAACCGAACTTTGGTATTGGAAGCCGATGCGCTTTATGATAGATACATGAACCGTTACAATATGGTATCCAATAGTTTTATCATGTTTGACGGCGACAGAGTCGTGATACAGACAGCCGCTCCTGGTTATATAGGTTATAATGGTCTGGGAGGTATTACTTTAAATGGTAGACTTACCGATTATGAAGTAAGTGAAGGAAAAGAAGATAAGCCTGTTAGGATCAGTGCACAGGTAAGTACTACCGCATTGGGACATGGTACACTCAATATGACTATTTCCGGTGACGGAAGTGCCCGCGCTACTTTCAGAGATAATTGGGGCAACCGTGTCACCTTCTCCGGGCAGGTCAACAGCCTGGATGATTCCGTGATTTATGAAGGAATGAGCATTTTTGGCTAA